In one window of Limnohabitans sp. MORI2 DNA:
- a CDS encoding c-type cytochrome, giving the protein MKKHLIFFTVAAVSFMTSPAWADLALATSKNCLACHAVDKKLVGPAYKDVAAKYAGDKSAADKLATKIQKGGAGVWGPVPMPANTQVNDAEAKKLAAWVLSTK; this is encoded by the coding sequence ATGAAAAAGCATCTTATTTTTTTCACTGTTGCAGCAGTCAGCTTCATGACCTCTCCTGCGTGGGCTGATCTTGCGTTGGCTACTTCTAAAAATTGCCTTGCTTGTCATGCGGTAGACAAAAAGCTAGTGGGCCCTGCCTACAAAGATGTCGCGGCCAAATATGCAGGCGACAAAAGTGCAGCCGACAAACTGGCCACCAAGATTCAAAAAGGCGGCGCAGGCGTTTGGGGGCCAGTGCCCATGCCCGCCAATACGCAAGTGAATGATGCAGAAGCCAAGAAATTGGCAGCTTGGGTGCTCAGCACCAAATAA
- the ilvD gene encoding dihydroxy-acid dehydratase has protein sequence MPAYRSKTSTAGRNMAGARSLWRATGMKDDDFQKPIIAIANSFTQFVPGHVHLKDLGQLVAREIEAAGGVAKEFNTIAVDDGIAMGHDGMLYSLPSRDIIADSVEYMVNAHCADAIVCISNCDKITPGMLMAAMRLNIPVIFVSGGPMEAGKARLANPETKTIEIKKLDLIDAMVMAADSKVSDADLAEVERSACPTCGSCSGMFTANSMNCLAEALGLALPGNGTVVATHADREQLFKQAGRTIVDMAKRYYEQGDESLLPRSMGFKAFENAIALDIAMGGSTNTILHLLAIAQEAEIEFTMADIDRMSKIVPQLCKVAPNTNKYHIEDVHRAGGIMGILGELDRAGKLHTDVPTVHAKTMKEALDKWDIARNPSDEVKHFYMAGPAGIPTQVAFSQNTRWPSLDTDRAEGCIRSFEHAFSKEGGLAVLRGNIALDGCVVKTAGVDDSLLVFEGPAHVVESQDEAVEHILNDQVKAGDIVVVRYEGPKGGPGMQEMLYPTSYIKSKGLGKACALLTDGRFSGGTSGLSIGHCSPEAAAGGTIGLVKNGDRIRIDIPNRSINVLVSDEELAKRRVEQDKLGWKPALPRPRKVSSALKAYAKLATSADKGAVRDLSLLD, from the coding sequence ATGCCTGCATATCGTTCCAAGACTTCTACCGCTGGCCGCAATATGGCGGGTGCCCGCTCCTTGTGGCGTGCCACAGGCATGAAAGACGACGATTTTCAAAAGCCCATCATTGCCATTGCCAACTCGTTCACGCAGTTTGTGCCTGGCCATGTGCACTTGAAAGACTTGGGGCAACTTGTGGCCCGTGAGATTGAAGCGGCAGGCGGTGTGGCCAAAGAGTTCAACACCATCGCGGTCGACGACGGCATTGCCATGGGCCATGACGGCATGCTGTATTCACTGCCTAGTCGCGACATCATTGCTGACTCGGTCGAGTACATGGTCAATGCGCATTGCGCGGATGCCATCGTGTGCATCTCCAACTGCGACAAGATCACCCCCGGCATGTTGATGGCTGCGATGCGTTTGAACATCCCCGTCATCTTTGTGTCGGGTGGTCCGATGGAAGCGGGCAAAGCTCGCTTGGCTAATCCTGAAACAAAAACCATTGAAATCAAAAAACTCGATTTGATCGACGCCATGGTCATGGCCGCTGACAGCAAAGTCAGCGATGCCGATTTGGCAGAGGTCGAACGTTCAGCGTGTCCTACATGCGGTTCGTGCTCGGGCATGTTCACTGCCAACTCAATGAACTGTTTGGCCGAAGCTTTGGGCTTGGCTTTGCCTGGCAACGGCACAGTGGTGGCAACACATGCTGATCGTGAGCAGTTGTTCAAGCAAGCAGGCCGCACGATTGTGGACATGGCCAAGCGCTACTACGAGCAAGGCGACGAGAGCTTGTTGCCACGCTCGATGGGCTTCAAAGCGTTTGAGAACGCGATTGCGTTGGACATCGCCATGGGTGGTTCGACCAACACCATCTTGCATTTGCTGGCCATTGCGCAAGAAGCTGAAATTGAATTCACCATGGCTGACATCGACCGCATGTCCAAGATCGTGCCTCAGCTGTGCAAGGTCGCACCCAACACCAACAAGTACCACATCGAAGACGTGCACCGCGCAGGCGGCATCATGGGTATCTTGGGCGAGCTCGACCGTGCGGGCAAGCTGCATACCGATGTGCCCACCGTGCACGCCAAAACCATGAAAGAGGCGTTGGACAAGTGGGACATTGCGCGCAACCCTTCCGACGAAGTGAAGCACTTTTACATGGCAGGTCCCGCAGGCATTCCAACGCAAGTGGCGTTCAGCCAAAACACACGTTGGCCCAGCCTTGACACCGATCGTGCCGAGGGTTGCATCCGATCCTTCGAGCACGCGTTCAGCAAAGAAGGCGGCTTGGCCGTGTTGCGCGGCAACATCGCGCTCGACGGTTGCGTGGTGAAGACCGCGGGCGTGGACGACAGCTTGCTGGTCTTTGAAGGCCCCGCCCATGTGGTGGAAAGCCAAGACGAAGCGGTAGAGCACATCTTGAACGACCAAGTCAAAGCTGGCGACATCGTGGTGGTGCGCTACGAAGGCCCCAAAGGTGGCCCCGGCATGCAAGAAATGCTGTACCCCACCAGCTACATCAAGTCCAAGGGTTTGGGCAAGGCTTGCGCCTTGCTCACCGATGGTCGTTTCTCTGGCGGCACTTCAGGTTTGTCGATTGGTCACTGCTCGCCCGAAGCGGCAGCAGGCGGCACGATTGGCTTGGTCAAGAACGGCGACCGTATTCGCATCGACATCCCGAACCGCAGCATCAATGTGTTGGTGAGCGACGAAGAGTTGGCTAAGCGCCGTGTCGAACAAGACAAGCTGGGTTGGAAGCCTGCGCTGCCACGCCCACGTAAAGTGTCTTCTGCCTTGAAGGCCTACGCCAAGTTAGCCACTTCGGCAGACAAAGGCGCGGTGCGCGATTTGTCCTTGCTCGACTGA
- the lgt gene encoding prolipoprotein diacylglyceryl transferase: MLIHPQFDPVAIAVGPIAVHWYGLTYLAAFALFVGLGHLRLKHEPYAAQVVLGSWSKQDIEDILFYGVMGVVLGGRIGYCVFYNPSYYLAHPLEVFAVWQGGMSFHGGMLGVFVATAVFAWQRHRPWLWVTDFIAPCVPTGLAAGRVGNFINGELWGRAADPDLAWAMVFPQSGTLIARHPSQIYQFLGEGILLFIVLWLYARKPRAIGAVSGVFMIGYGSLRFMAEYFREPDAHLGLLALGMSMGQWLCVPMVLVGVALWLHAARQPQPA; the protein is encoded by the coding sequence ATGCTGATTCACCCTCAGTTTGACCCCGTTGCGATTGCAGTGGGGCCCATTGCCGTTCACTGGTACGGTCTGACCTATCTGGCTGCATTCGCCTTGTTTGTGGGTTTGGGCCATTTGCGTTTGAAGCATGAACCCTATGCCGCGCAAGTGGTGTTGGGTTCTTGGTCCAAACAAGACATTGAAGACATTTTGTTTTACGGTGTGATGGGCGTGGTCTTAGGCGGGCGCATTGGCTACTGCGTGTTTTACAACCCGAGTTACTACTTGGCTCACCCGCTCGAAGTGTTTGCCGTGTGGCAAGGTGGCATGAGTTTTCATGGTGGCATGTTGGGGGTGTTTGTGGCCACGGCGGTGTTTGCATGGCAGCGTCATCGCCCATGGTTGTGGGTGACTGATTTCATCGCGCCTTGTGTTCCTACCGGGCTGGCTGCAGGCCGTGTGGGTAACTTCATCAACGGCGAGTTGTGGGGCAGGGCGGCTGACCCAGACTTGGCTTGGGCCATGGTGTTTCCGCAAAGCGGAACTTTGATTGCGCGCCATCCTTCGCAGATCTATCAGTTCTTGGGCGAAGGTATTTTGTTGTTCATCGTCTTGTGGCTTTATGCGCGTAAGCCTCGCGCCATTGGCGCGGTGTCGGGTGTGTTCATGATTGGTTATGGCAGCTTGCGCTTCATGGCCGAATATTTCCGTGAGCCTGATGCGCATCTGGGCTTGCTGGCTTTGGGTATGAGCATGGGCCAATGGCTGTGCGTGCCGATGGTCCTGGTGGGTGTGGCCTTGTGGCTGCATGCTGCACGCCAACCTCAACCGGCTTAA
- a CDS encoding GntR family transcriptional regulator — MRTLPSSLHDDVASQLRNYIFDGQLRPGSFIDEVTLCELWAISRTPLREALKVLTAEGLVRHEPRRGCFVNEVTEQDLDEIFPVIAMLEGRCAFDATQRATPADVQALEVWHQRLKQHADAGRINDYYEANFAIHEAIIQLANNKWLAQTIADLRKILKLARLQQLHAPGRLKQSLKEHMAVFAALKAGDAAGADAAMRDHLLKQREALRELASSKRSVLTA, encoded by the coding sequence ATGCGCACGCTCCCCAGCTCTTTGCACGATGACGTAGCTTCACAGCTGCGCAACTACATCTTTGATGGTCAGCTCAGGCCGGGCAGTTTCATTGACGAAGTCACTTTGTGCGAGTTGTGGGCCATCTCACGTACACCGCTGCGTGAGGCACTCAAGGTACTCACTGCCGAAGGCTTGGTTCGACACGAGCCTCGTCGTGGTTGCTTTGTGAATGAAGTCACCGAGCAAGACTTGGATGAAATTTTTCCTGTCATCGCCATGCTCGAAGGCCGCTGCGCATTCGATGCCACCCAACGTGCTACACCTGCGGATGTGCAAGCGCTAGAGGTTTGGCACCAGCGCCTCAAACAGCATGCCGATGCCGGGCGCATCAACGATTACTACGAAGCCAACTTCGCCATTCATGAAGCCATCATTCAGTTGGCTAACAACAAATGGTTGGCTCAAACCATTGCTGATTTGCGCAAAATTTTGAAGCTCGCCCGCTTGCAGCAGCTGCACGCACCCGGGCGTTTGAAGCAAAGTTTGAAAGAACACATGGCGGTGTTTGCCGCACTCAAAGCAGGTGATGCTGCAGGTGCTGATGCAGCCATGCGTGACCATTTGTTGAAGCAACGTGAGGCCTTGCGCGAGCTCGCTTCAAGCAAACGCAGTGTCTTGACGGCTTAA
- a CDS encoding malonyl-CoA decarboxylase: protein MNATTWLSSKLNLLRNSAPAAAEAPKQEDRSTRERLDATLRQKKEALSPRTLRRTLTLLQAVVDPRVSEVEGGRRAKALADWYVKAEPAERQDVWLLISEQFGPDAVKVRAARDDYDAALGTVDEGPAEIRLRRALVSPRTRLLQRFAASAGGMRFLVDLRAELLPHLKGNKRLQALDAELENLFSTWFDVAFLELRSISWDSPASLIEKLIKYEAVHDIRSWADLKNRLDSDRRCYGFFHPSLPNEPLIFVEVALLHEMADNIMPLLDESAAPEDLQKATVAIFYSISNTQGGLKGVSFGDSLIKRVVETLRAEFPKLKTFATLSPIPGLRPWLAKNVEELLGHLNEKELSALGREISFEPPTPTHVLAAIEQPQVLGALSAKSPLRQFLTRAGAHYLGQAKQGEQVLDPVARFHLGNGARIERINWFADPSAKGIKQSHGLMVNYLYDLKRLDKHRQMLEKGIAPASGDVEDMYFK, encoded by the coding sequence ATGAACGCGACCACTTGGCTCAGCAGCAAACTCAATTTGCTTCGCAACTCGGCCCCCGCTGCGGCAGAGGCCCCCAAGCAAGAAGACCGCTCTACACGCGAACGCTTAGACGCGACGTTGCGCCAAAAGAAAGAAGCGCTGTCGCCGCGCACCTTGCGCCGAACGCTCACGCTCTTGCAAGCCGTGGTGGACCCACGCGTGAGCGAAGTGGAGGGCGGTCGCCGCGCCAAAGCACTGGCAGATTGGTATGTCAAAGCAGAGCCCGCAGAACGCCAAGATGTGTGGCTACTCATCAGCGAACAGTTTGGTCCCGATGCCGTCAAAGTGCGCGCTGCACGTGACGACTACGACGCAGCCCTGGGCACCGTCGATGAAGGCCCCGCAGAGATTCGTTTGCGTCGCGCTTTGGTGTCACCCCGCACGCGTTTGCTTCAGCGCTTTGCAGCGTCTGCTGGGGGGATGCGTTTCTTGGTCGATTTGCGTGCAGAGCTACTGCCGCATCTCAAAGGTAACAAGCGTTTGCAAGCCTTAGATGCAGAGCTAGAAAATCTGTTCTCTACATGGTTTGACGTGGCTTTCTTAGAGCTGCGCAGCATCAGCTGGGATTCGCCTGCCTCGTTGATTGAAAAACTCATCAAGTACGAAGCCGTGCACGACATTCGCAGCTGGGCTGACTTGAAAAATCGTTTAGACAGCGACCGTCGTTGCTATGGTTTCTTTCACCCCAGTTTGCCCAATGAACCTCTGATTTTTGTGGAGGTGGCGTTGCTGCATGAGATGGCTGACAACATCATGCCGCTGCTCGATGAGTCTGCGGCTCCCGAAGATTTGCAAAAAGCAACCGTCGCTATTTTTTACTCCATCAGCAACACGCAAGGTGGTTTGAAAGGCGTGAGCTTTGGTGACTCGCTCATCAAACGTGTGGTGGAAACATTACGCGCCGAGTTCCCCAAGTTGAAAACCTTCGCCACCTTGTCGCCCATTCCAGGTTTGCGTCCATGGCTAGCCAAGAACGTGGAAGAACTGCTTGGGCATTTGAACGAAAAAGAGTTGTCGGCCTTGGGGCGAGAAATCAGCTTTGAGCCTCCGACGCCCACGCATGTGTTGGCGGCCATTGAACAACCGCAGGTCTTGGGTGCTTTGTCGGCTAAATCACCGCTGCGTCAATTCCTCACCCGAGCAGGTGCGCACTATTTAGGGCAAGCCAAACAAGGGGAGCAAGTGCTTGACCCTGTGGCGCGTTTTCACTTGGGCAATGGTGCACGCATTGAGCGTATCAATTGGTTTGCCGACCCGTCTGCCAAAGGCATCAAGCAATCGCATGGCTTGATGGTCAATTACCTCTATGACCTCAAACGTTTAGACAAGCATCGTCAAATGCTGGAAAAGGGCATTGCGCCAGCCTCTGGCGATGTGGAAGACATGTATTTCAAGTGA
- a CDS encoding tripartite tricarboxylate transporter substrate binding protein, producing MTFFKTNTRRQWMCLTAAACAAMCLGVQAQTAWPTKPVTLIVPFPAGGGTDAFARPFSAQFAKQSGKTLVIDNRGGVGGNLGAGIAAKAAPDGYTLFMGAVHHSIAPSMYPKLDYDLERDFVPLTLIAQVPQVLVVNPKKITGDFKSFLADLRKNPGKFNYGSAGGGTSHHMAGELFKLQTNTFITHIPYRGAGPALQDLIGGNVDMMFDGLGSSAQHIKGGRLKALMVSGNKRNPAFPDVPCAAELGLPDYTVSTWYGLWAPKGTPADVQARILEEVKKASAGEDLKVAWANNGADFPNMTSAQFGTFVHNEIKRWASVVKASGAKLD from the coding sequence ATGACATTTTTCAAAACCAACACCCGTCGACAGTGGATGTGCTTGACCGCTGCCGCATGTGCGGCCATGTGCTTGGGCGTGCAAGCCCAAACCGCTTGGCCCACCAAACCTGTCACCTTGATTGTTCCGTTCCCAGCAGGTGGTGGCACCGATGCGTTTGCGCGTCCATTTTCAGCACAGTTTGCCAAGCAAAGTGGTAAGACCTTGGTGATTGACAACCGAGGCGGTGTAGGGGGTAATTTAGGTGCAGGCATCGCAGCCAAGGCAGCGCCCGATGGTTACACCTTGTTCATGGGCGCGGTGCATCACTCCATTGCACCCTCGATGTATCCCAAGCTCGACTACGACTTGGAACGTGACTTTGTGCCGCTGACGCTCATTGCGCAAGTGCCACAGGTGCTGGTGGTCAACCCCAAGAAGATCACAGGCGATTTCAAATCCTTCTTGGCTGATTTGCGCAAAAACCCAGGCAAATTCAACTACGGCTCGGCAGGTGGTGGCACTTCGCACCACATGGCGGGCGAATTGTTCAAGCTGCAAACCAACACTTTCATCACCCACATTCCCTACCGAGGCGCAGGCCCAGCTTTGCAAGACTTGATTGGCGGCAATGTGGACATGATGTTTGATGGTTTAGGTTCTTCAGCGCAGCACATCAAAGGCGGTCGTCTGAAAGCTTTGATGGTGTCTGGCAACAAACGCAACCCCGCATTCCCTGATGTGCCGTGTGCGGCAGAGTTGGGGTTGCCCGACTACACAGTGAGTACGTGGTATGGCTTGTGGGCACCCAAAGGCACACCTGCTGATGTGCAAGCGCGCATCTTGGAGGAAGTGAAAAAAGCCTCCGCCGGTGAAGACCTCAAAGTGGCGTGGGCAAACAACGGCGCGGACTTTCCGAACATGACGAGCGCACAATTTGGCACCTTTGTGCACAACGAAATCAAACGCTGGGCTTCTGTGGTGAAAGCTTCAGGCGCGAAACTTGACTAA
- a CDS encoding malonyl-CoA synthase, giving the protein MMNHNLYAALRAAFPKDLNATAIETDDGLFYSWSDLERASAMMANLLDSLHISKGSRVAVQVEKSVEAVMLYLATLRAGYVFLPLNTAYQSAEIEYFIGNAEPAVVVCSSKNFGWVSKIAFKSGTQNVFTLDDNRTGSLLERAAHCSDQHQVVQNKADDLAAILYTSGTTGRSKGAMLSHGNMLSNAQTLKDYWGWKPGDVLIHALPIFHVHGLFVAIHGALLNGSKMIWMSKFDPKLVIAKMPEATVFMGVPTLYVRMLAEPSLTKAQASNMRLFVAGSAPLLLETFNEWQERTGQTILERYGMSETVMLTSNPYAADARYPGQTERRGGTVGFPLPGVSLRVQDDEGKALPVGEIGGIQVKGPNVFGGYWRMPEKTKEEFTADGFFKTGDVGKIDERGYVVIVGRSKDLIISGGYNVYPAEIEGYINEMPGVAESALIGVPHPDFGEVGVAVVIAKPGAHIEPDAVIAALKSQLANFKIPKKCFVVAELPRNTMGKVQKNLLRDQYKGLF; this is encoded by the coding sequence ATCATGAATCACAACCTGTATGCGGCTTTGCGTGCCGCGTTTCCCAAAGACTTGAACGCAACTGCCATCGAAACTGACGATGGCTTGTTCTACAGCTGGTCAGATCTTGAGCGTGCCAGCGCGATGATGGCCAACTTACTGGACTCTCTGCACATCTCCAAAGGCTCACGCGTGGCCGTGCAAGTGGAGAAGTCGGTCGAGGCCGTCATGCTCTACCTCGCCACCTTACGTGCGGGTTATGTGTTCTTGCCTTTGAATACGGCTTACCAAAGCGCTGAGATTGAGTATTTCATTGGCAACGCCGAGCCCGCCGTGGTGGTGTGCAGCAGCAAAAACTTTGGTTGGGTCAGCAAGATCGCTTTCAAATCGGGCACGCAAAACGTGTTCACCTTGGACGATAACCGCACTGGCAGTTTGTTAGAGCGTGCCGCGCACTGCTCTGACCAACACCAAGTGGTACAAAACAAAGCCGATGACTTGGCCGCCATTTTGTACACCAGCGGCACCACAGGCCGTAGCAAAGGCGCGATGCTCTCGCACGGCAATATGCTCAGCAATGCACAAACGCTCAAAGACTACTGGGGCTGGAAACCCGGCGATGTGCTCATTCATGCGCTACCCATCTTCCATGTGCACGGTTTGTTTGTGGCCATCCACGGTGCATTACTCAACGGCAGCAAGATGATTTGGATGTCCAAGTTCGACCCCAAACTCGTCATCGCCAAAATGCCCGAAGCCACCGTGTTCATGGGCGTGCCCACGTTGTATGTGCGCATGCTGGCTGAGCCAAGCCTGACCAAAGCGCAAGCGTCGAACATGCGTTTGTTTGTGGCAGGTTCAGCCCCGTTGTTGTTGGAAACATTCAACGAGTGGCAAGAGCGCACAGGTCAAACCATCCTCGAACGCTACGGCATGAGCGAAACCGTCATGCTCACCTCCAACCCCTATGCAGCCGATGCGCGCTACCCCGGTCAAACGGAGCGTCGTGGCGGTACGGTAGGTTTCCCGTTGCCTGGCGTTTCTCTGCGTGTGCAAGACGACGAAGGCAAGGCATTGCCCGTGGGTGAAATTGGCGGCATCCAAGTCAAAGGCCCCAATGTGTTTGGCGGCTACTGGCGCATGCCCGAAAAAACCAAAGAAGAATTTACCGCAGACGGTTTTTTCAAAACCGGTGACGTGGGCAAGATCGATGAGCGTGGCTACGTGGTCATCGTGGGCCGCAGCAAAGACCTCATCATCAGCGGTGGCTACAACGTGTATCCCGCAGAAATTGAGGGCTACATCAATGAAATGCCAGGTGTTGCCGAAAGCGCGTTGATCGGTGTACCGCACCCCGACTTTGGCGAAGTGGGCGTGGCGGTGGTGATTGCCAAACCAGGCGCACACATTGAGCCCGATGCCGTCATCGCAGCCCTCAAATCACAGCTGGCGAACTTCAAAATTCCAAAGAAGTGTTTTGTGGTGGCTGAGCTGCCACGCAACACCATGGGTAAGGTGCAAAAGAACTTGCTGCGCGACCAGTACAAAGGCTTGTTTTAA
- the cphA gene encoding cyanophycin synthetase, whose product MEVSRIRALRGPNLWTRHTAVEAMVKCEDAQVDLSEHPEFESRLRNLFPGLGTLRPTNHKVKLSMAHALEATTLHLQIEAGCPVTFSRTTPTTDHGLYQVAVEYTEEQVGIMAIKLAHELCLAALNNASFDVDAAIHQLRELDEDIRLGPSTGSIVNAAIARGIPYRRLTEGSLVQLGWGSKQRRIQAAEIDSTSAIAESIAQDKELTKKLLHAAGVPVPLGRPVTSADDAWAAAQEIGLPVVVKPRDGNQGKGISVNVTTEAGVKEAYLAAVAHRDDVLVERFLPGSDYRLLVVGNKLVAAARREPPLVIGNGKNTVRELVDIVNADPRRGEGHATSLTKIRFDDIAIARLKEQGFEANSVPAKGERVILRNNANLSTGGTATDVTDDVHPEVALRAIAAAQMVGLDICGVDVVCDSVLRPLEEQGGGVVEVNAAPGLRMHLSPSFGKGRDVGEAVMATMFPDGGDGRIPVIAVTGTNGKTTTVRLTAHLLRANGLRVGMTNTDGVYVNGRQTDSGDCSGPRSGRNVLAHPDVDAAVLETARGGMLREGLAFDRCQVAVVTNIGMGDHLGLNYITTVEDLAVLKRVIVQNVAESGTAVLNATDPIVAAMANKCPGQVTFFGLDSHHPVIATHRAQGKRVLFVEDDQIVAMQGNHSVRIPLSEIPVTRGGAISFQIENAMASIGAAWAVGVPWQTICKGLATFVSDSNAVPGRFNVFDYKGATVIADYGHNPDAIKALVQAVTNLPAQRRSVVISGAGDRRDEDIREQTRIIGEAFDDVVLYQDACQRGRVDGEVLKLLRQGLDGAKRTSHIDEIHGEFLAIDRAMDRLQKGDLCLILIDQVDEALAHITQRVNSAALAG is encoded by the coding sequence ATGGAAGTCTCTCGTATTCGCGCCCTGCGCGGCCCTAACCTCTGGACCCGTCACACCGCGGTGGAAGCCATGGTCAAGTGCGAAGATGCACAAGTTGACCTGAGCGAACACCCTGAGTTTGAAAGCCGTTTACGCAACCTGTTTCCGGGCTTGGGCACTTTGCGGCCCACCAATCACAAGGTCAAGCTCAGCATGGCGCATGCCCTCGAAGCCACTACCTTGCATTTGCAAATCGAAGCAGGTTGCCCCGTCACCTTCAGCCGAACCACCCCCACCACGGACCACGGTTTATACCAAGTCGCTGTGGAGTACACCGAAGAGCAAGTCGGCATCATGGCCATCAAACTGGCGCACGAGTTGTGCTTGGCCGCGCTCAACAACGCCAGCTTTGATGTCGACGCAGCCATTCACCAACTACGTGAACTTGACGAAGACATTCGCCTAGGCCCTTCGACCGGCTCCATCGTGAACGCGGCCATCGCACGCGGTATTCCCTACCGTCGCTTGACCGAAGGCAGCTTGGTTCAGTTGGGCTGGGGCAGCAAACAACGCCGCATCCAAGCCGCGGAGATTGATTCCACCAGCGCGATTGCCGAGTCGATTGCGCAAGACAAGGAACTCACCAAGAAGCTGCTGCATGCGGCTGGTGTGCCTGTGCCGTTGGGACGTCCTGTTACCAGCGCTGATGATGCTTGGGCTGCCGCTCAAGAAATTGGCCTGCCTGTGGTGGTCAAACCACGCGATGGCAACCAAGGCAAAGGCATCTCCGTCAACGTCACCACAGAGGCCGGCGTGAAAGAGGCTTACCTCGCTGCCGTGGCCCACCGTGATGATGTTTTGGTCGAGCGTTTCTTACCCGGCAGCGATTACCGATTGCTGGTGGTGGGCAACAAACTCGTCGCCGCTGCGCGCCGCGAGCCACCACTGGTCATTGGCAACGGCAAAAACACCGTGAGAGAGTTGGTAGACATCGTCAATGCCGACCCACGTCGTGGCGAAGGCCATGCCACATCGTTGACCAAAATCCGTTTTGACGACATTGCCATTGCGCGTCTCAAAGAGCAAGGCTTTGAAGCCAACTCCGTACCCGCCAAAGGCGAGCGCGTGATTTTGCGCAACAACGCCAATCTCTCAACCGGCGGCACTGCCACCGACGTGACCGACGACGTTCACCCCGAAGTGGCGCTGCGCGCAATTGCGGCCGCGCAAATGGTGGGCCTAGACATCTGCGGCGTCGACGTGGTGTGTGATTCCGTGCTGCGCCCACTCGAAGAGCAAGGTGGTGGCGTGGTTGAGGTCAACGCTGCCCCAGGCCTGCGCATGCACCTCAGCCCCTCATTCGGCAAAGGTCGCGATGTGGGCGAAGCCGTCATGGCCACCATGTTCCCAGATGGCGGCGATGGCCGTATTCCTGTGATTGCCGTGACTGGCACCAATGGCAAAACCACCACCGTGCGTTTGACCGCTCATCTCTTGCGCGCCAATGGTTTGCGCGTGGGCATGACCAACACCGATGGCGTCTATGTCAACGGCCGTCAAACCGACAGCGGTGACTGCAGCGGCCCACGCAGCGGTCGCAACGTGCTGGCACACCCTGATGTGGATGCAGCCGTACTCGAAACCGCACGCGGCGGTATGTTGCGCGAAGGCCTGGCCTTTGACCGCTGCCAAGTGGCTGTGGTGACCAACATCGGCATGGGCGATCATTTAGGCTTGAACTACATCACCACCGTCGAAGACTTGGCGGTGTTGAAACGTGTGATTGTGCAAAACGTAGCTGAATCAGGCACAGCCGTGCTGAACGCTACTGACCCCATCGTGGCAGCCATGGCCAATAAGTGTCCGGGCCAAGTGACCTTCTTTGGTTTGGACTCACACCACCCTGTCATTGCCACGCACCGTGCCCAAGGCAAACGCGTGTTGTTTGTGGAGGACGATCAAATCGTGGCCATGCAAGGCAACCATTCGGTGCGCATTCCTTTGTCAGAAATCCCCGTCACACGCGGTGGTGCGATCAGCTTCCAAATTGAAAATGCCATGGCCTCCATCGGTGCTGCATGGGCGGTGGGCGTGCCTTGGCAAACCATCTGCAAAGGCTTGGCCACTTTCGTGAGCGACAGCAATGCCGTGCCCGGACGCTTCAACGTGTTCGACTACAAAGGCGCCACCGTGATTGCCGACTACGGCCACAACCCAGACGCCATCAAGGCACTGGTGCAAGCGGTGACCAACCTGCCCGCGCAACGCCGCAGTGTGGTCATCAGCGGCGCAGGTGACCGCCGTGACGAAGACATCCGTGAGCAAACACGCATCATTGGTGAAGCGTTTGACGATGTGGTGTTGTACCAAGACGCGTGTCAGCGTGGCCGTGTGGATGGCGAGGTGTTGAAGCTGTTGCGTCAAGGTTTGGACGGCGCGAAACGCACCTCACACATCGACGAAATTCACGGTGAGTTTTTGGCGATTGACCGCGCGATGGATCGTTTGCAAAAAGGCGACTTGTGCTTGATCTTGATTGATCAAGTGGATGAGGCTTTGGCGCACATCACGCAGCGGGTGAACTCGGCGGCTTTGGCTGGCTAA